The genomic interval ATGCAACGGGTCCACGAGGGTGGTGAGCCACACCAGTGCCGCACCGACACCGTCGGGATCGAGGGCGTAGAAGCGACGCGTGCCCTCGGCCCGAACGCGCACCAATCCGGCCTCTCGCAACACCTTGAGATGCTGCGAGACGCCGGGCTGGGAGATCGAGGTACGGTCACGAACCGTTCGCACGATGGCGCTGGCGGGTTGTTCGCCGGTTGCCACGAGTTCGAGGATGGAGCGGCGGATCGGGTCGCCCAAGGCCTCGAAAATATGGGCGGTGTTGGCGCCCATCAGGATTCGTGGCCATCCTCGGGCTCGGCGGTATAGGCGTCGAAGGTCTGCTCGGCCGCCACCCGCGCAGTGGTCGCATCATCGCCATCGGCAATCGCGGCCGCGCCCCAGGCGGTCGCGGCGGCACGAATGAACTCGATGCCCTCGGGCGTGGTGTGCAAGGTGAGCGCCACGGCCGGATCCACCGGTTCTCCGCTCTCGAGATGCATGCCGAGACCCATGAGGGAAAGGTCCCAGCCGACGCCGACCGCTCCGGGCCCGAACCGCGTCCACATCTCGGGGTCGATCGGCGCTTCGTGCATCAGGGTCAACTGCGTGCCGTCCTCGGCCGGGCTGAGGACAACCTCCAGCCAGGAGACCTGATCGCCCATTTCCCAGGTGACCGCAAACCCTTTCGGCGCGTCACAGCGCTCGATCACCCCGTGCGCATTGCCCTCGAGCTGATAACTCCCACCGACTTCGAGCGAACCGCTGATCGGCAGGAACCAACGTGGAATCCGCTCGATATCGGTCAGCGCGTCCCACAGATCGGACTGATCGGTGGGATAACTGCGCTGAGCTACGGCAATCCTGGTCGCCGCGCCGCCGCGCGAGCCGGTGCGCACCTCCCTGGTTACAAGACCGGCCAGAGCCGTGGGATCGGAAAGCAAGGGCATGACATCCTCCTAATATAAGTTTCAACTTATATTAGCGTACCCGCGCAGAGCGCGATGGTTGGCGACCAAGGTCATGAGCGGTGGCGGTGCCTGTGCCTGTGCCGGTGCCGGTGCCGGTGTCGATCGTTGTTCTCATCCGTACATTGCGAGTCGTCGGCCTTGCCCTTTCGGTTGCCGCCGTGCTCGCACTGACCATCCGCACTGCCCTCGCTATCGGTCTGCGCTGCGACCGGGCTGGGCGTACCCGAAGCAGTTACCAGGACGGGCGAAGCGTCGGCAACCGTCGCAAAGACAACAGCGACCAATGCCGCTCCACCGATGGCCACGGCGAGGCCGGTGGGTGGTTTCACTATTCGAGACACGGTTCTCCTCAACGTGGGAAACGATCCGAACGGCGTGATGATTCGATCTCAGTCGGCGACCGCCACTGCCTCCTCGACGCAGACGACAGCCCGGCTTGCGCATCAGCTACTGTACGGCAATCAAGATCGTTTCCGGTGTTACGAGACGCCCTCGAGGTGAAGCGAAATATGCCAAGCACGAGCAGCACACCGGTACAGTCGCGCCACAGCACAACCGCTGCGGTCCACACACCGGACACGCTGCAGGGTGCCCGATTCGGATGGTGGCGAGGAGGTGCCGGTAGCGCGATCACTGTCCGGGACGCACCGGATCAGGCAGCGACAGCGCGCTGGAATCCGTTCACTCGCATCGCCTTTCGGTTCTGCTTCCTGTACTTCGGATTGTATTGTCTGCTCTACCCTCAGTTGCTTACCGATCTTGCGGGATGGCTGGTTTCGGAGTGGCCCTGGTCTCCGGATCCCCCGACCTGGCAGATGCAACTGCTGCAGCCGCTGCTGCAATGGGTGGGATGGCAGGTCTTCGGGATCACCGCCGTTCCACTGGTGACGACCGGCGGCCGCGATCATCTCATCTTTTGGATGCTGCTGTTCTGCATCCTGGTGGTCAGCGTGGCGGGTACCGCGGTGTGGACGCTGCTGGATCGCCGGTCCGAGTATCGGCGGCTGGCGGGCTGGTTCTTCGTGTTCATCCGGCTGTGTGTGGCCGGGTCGATGATGAATTACGGTCTGGCGAAGCTGATTCCGACGCAAATGCCTCCGCCCGCACTGCGCACGCTGATCACGCCGTATGGGGACTTCACTTCGTTGGACGTGCTGTGGTATCAGGTCGGCGTCTCACTGCCCTACGAGGTGTTGCTCGGCGCCGCAGAGGTGCTCGGCGCGATACTGCTTTTCATCCCGCAAACCAGGATCGCGGGTGCGATCCTGGTGATGGTCGACATCGCTCTGGTGTTCGTGATGGACGTCTGCTTCGGCGTGTACGTCCGGACCTTGTCCGGGCACCTGCTGTTGATGTCGCTGTTGTTGCTGGCACCGGAGGCGCGGCGTTTGGTGAACGTTCTCCTTCTGGACCGGCCCGCCGGTATATCTACCGCACCATATCCGTTCCACACCAAGCGATCTCGCCGAATAGCAGCTGGTGCGCAGATACTTCTCGGGATCTGGGTCGGCACCGCGTTCCTCCCCATGAGCATCGACTATTGGCGCGAACAACATCCACCCGAATCGCCGGTCTACGGCATTTGGACGGTCACGGAGTTCACCCGGGACGGAATCGAGGTCCCGCCGTTGACGACCGACCGAACCCGCTGGCGCAAGGTCGTTTTCGACGAGCCCGGCTGGGTCACCTATCAGCGCATGGACGACAGCCTCGTCGACGTACGGTCCACGATCGACATCGCGACCCACCGCATCGAACTATCCGGCCCGAGCGACACCGAGCCGAAACCACTGGCACTCTTCACCTTTGAGCACGAAAGCGACGACCGCCTGCGCTTGACCGGCTCCTTGAACGGCCACCCGGTATCGATCACCCTCGACCGAGTCGACCTGAGCCAGTTCCCGCTCCGC from Nocardia goodfellowii carries:
- a CDS encoding ArsR/SmtB family transcription factor, translated to MGANTAHIFEALGDPIRRSILELVATGEQPASAIVRTVRDRTSISQPGVSQHLKVLREAGLVRVRAEGTRRFYALDPDGVGAALVWLTTLVDPLHQLANPLDALGTEIARGKRARRKSGPTGQSSYGEAQHG
- a CDS encoding SRPBCC family protein, whose protein sequence is MPLLSDPTALAGLVTREVRTGSRGGAATRIAVAQRSYPTDQSDLWDALTDIERIPRWFLPISGSLEVGGSYQLEGNAHGVIERCDAPKGFAVTWEMGDQVSWLEVVLSPAEDGTQLTLMHEAPIDPEMWTRFGPGAVGVGWDLSLMGLGMHLESGEPVDPAVALTLHTTPEGIEFIRAAATAWGAAAIADGDDATTARVAAEQTFDAYTAEPEDGHES
- a CDS encoding DoxX family protein, which codes for MQLLQPLLQWVGWQVFGITAVPLVTTGGRDHLIFWMLLFCILVVSVAGTAVWTLLDRRSEYRRLAGWFFVFIRLCVAGSMMNYGLAKLIPTQMPPPALRTLITPYGDFTSLDVLWYQVGVSLPYEVLLGAAEVLGAILLFIPQTRIAGAILVMVDIALVFVMDVCFGVYVRTLSGHLLLMSLLLLAPEARRLVNVLLLDRPAGISTAPYPFHTKRSRRIAAGAQILLGIWVGTAFLPMSIDYWREQHPPESPVYGIWTVTEFTRDGIEVPPLTTDRTRWRKVVFDEPGWVTYQRMDDSLVDVRSTIDIATHRIELSGPSDTEPKPLALFTFEHESDDRLRLTGSLNGHPVSITLDRVDLSQFPLRNYQFQWVEPENS